The proteins below come from a single Sphingomicrobium sediminis genomic window:
- a CDS encoding SPOR domain-containing protein, with product MLNPKSKRAPAIGAALAAVMLALAPTPATAQIASETPGEKLSRNLRVLAERPDAFDPLIGAGEAALALGDLPAAAGFYGRAADIRASDPRPLIGLGCVAVQMNDPEKALAYFADAAALGATQRDMGAGRGLAYDLLGRQREAEADYRAALRSSEGQKAGRRLALNLGMRGERDEALRLLAPLVAQDDMAAIRARAFVLAMTGDLQGAAATIDEVMPGASYRMNPFFAELPTMSPRQKAAAVHLGIFPTADRIERVSTPTVPTSPVREPAGPPAPRPVATVDPEAQNLPEGWQVSTPDTEVAEAQNMPEGWAVAEAEPAAPPPIPQVTVREAPVRSEEVRAVDIPAVQADRFEAERRGQQAAATPSRDTRLANLDSVLASIETDDEATPLGKSEGAAGINPPPAPMPKYDAPPAPRPKVEAPRPAAPAAAPAPDIGVEGRWFVQLAGSDNASAMAFEYRRIRGRAPGLLGENAGLVTRGVEFHRLLVGPFSSRADAQARVNQLKAEGVDAFVWSRDPAALKIDRL from the coding sequence ATGCTTAATCCGAAATCCAAACGCGCGCCCGCGATTGGGGCGGCGCTCGCGGCAGTCATGCTCGCGCTCGCGCCTACGCCCGCGACGGCGCAAATCGCCTCGGAAACGCCCGGTGAAAAGCTCTCGCGCAACCTGCGCGTGCTGGCCGAGCGTCCCGATGCCTTCGACCCGCTGATCGGTGCCGGTGAGGCCGCGCTCGCGCTGGGCGACCTGCCCGCCGCCGCCGGCTTCTATGGCCGCGCCGCAGACATCCGCGCCAGCGATCCCCGTCCTTTGATCGGGCTCGGCTGTGTCGCGGTGCAGATGAACGATCCCGAAAAGGCGCTTGCCTATTTCGCCGATGCCGCAGCGCTTGGCGCGACGCAGCGCGACATGGGTGCAGGCCGTGGTCTCGCCTATGACCTGCTCGGTCGCCAGCGCGAGGCCGAAGCCGATTATCGTGCGGCCTTGCGCAGCTCGGAGGGCCAGAAGGCCGGCCGTCGCCTTGCGCTCAACCTCGGCATGCGCGGCGAACGCGACGAGGCGCTTCGCCTGCTCGCGCCGTTGGTCGCACAGGACGACATGGCGGCGATCCGTGCGCGGGCGTTCGTGCTCGCCATGACCGGCGACCTGCAGGGTGCTGCGGCGACCATCGATGAAGTCATGCCGGGCGCTTCCTACCGGATGAACCCCTTCTTCGCCGAACTGCCCACCATGTCGCCGCGCCAGAAGGCCGCGGCCGTACATCTTGGCATCTTCCCGACCGCCGACCGGATCGAACGCGTGTCGACGCCGACCGTGCCGACGTCGCCGGTGCGAGAGCCCGCGGGCCCGCCGGCACCGCGTCCGGTCGCCACGGTCGACCCCGAGGCGCAGAACCTGCCTGAAGGCTGGCAGGTCTCGACGCCCGATACCGAAGTCGCCGAAGCGCAAAACATGCCCGAAGGCTGGGCCGTGGCCGAGGCTGAACCCGCCGCGCCGCCGCCCATCCCGCAAGTAACCGTCCGCGAGGCGCCGGTGCGCAGCGAAGAGGTGCGTGCGGTCGATATCCCTGCGGTCCAGGCGGACCGGTTCGAAGCCGAACGCCGCGGGCAGCAGGCTGCCGCCACGCCGAGCCGCGACACGCGTCTTGCCAATCTCGACAGCGTGCTTGCCAGCATCGAGACGGATGACGAGGCGACCCCGCTGGGAAAATCTGAAGGCGCGGCCGGTATCAATCCGCCGCCCGCGCCCATGCCCAAATATGATGCGCCGCCCGCGCCGCGACCCAAGGTCGAAGCGCCGCGTCCCGCTGCGCCTGCCGCCGCACCCGCGCCCGATATCGGGGTCGAGGGGCGCTGGTTCGTCCAGCTGGCCGGCAGCGACAATGCCTCTGCAATGGCATTCGAATATCGTCGCATCCGCGGCCGTGCGCCTGGCCTGCTCGGCGAGAATGCCGGCCTCGTGACGCGCGGCGTCGAATTTCACCGCTTGCTCGTCGGCCCGTTTTCCAGCAGGGCGGATGCGCAGGCCCGGGTCAACCAGCTCAAGGCCGAGGGCGTCGACGCCTTCGTCTGGTCGCGTGATCCGGCCGCGCTCAAGATCGACCGTCTCTAA
- the ftsZ gene encoding cell division protein FtsZ, whose product MSIDFMRPEVDELRPRISVVGVGGAGGNAIANMIEAEIQGVNFIVANTDAQALNASPADTKIQLGLKITEGLGAGSRPEIGRAAAEETAEEIEKSLAGSHMCFIAAGMGGGTGTGAAPVIAKTAREMGILTVGVVTKPFAFEGARRGRAADSGIEELQGHVDTLIVIPNQNLFRLATPDTTFKEAFEMADEVLKQGVRGITDLMIMPGHINLDFNDVKSVMGELGKAMMGTGEAEGDNRAIEAAEKAISNPLLDGVSMAGATGVVISIMGGSDMKLMEVDEAASHIKDLVDEDANIIWGSAFDPELEGRIRISVIATGIDGDAEMKAPTRTTTSATGSGHVFSFPGAGRPATGAAPKADFTIGTPTPKDEPEAIIEEDEDDALDLTDMVEETNDDDILTLDEEDVLAEPVSSPPIAPPVDEDEEEEVAEAEEAEPMPLLATKGEAKPTAAPSAPQGGGGSLFERMSNIAKGAAAAGEEEKAGSFGNNVDIPGFLNRQNNQ is encoded by the coding sequence ATGAGCATCGATTTCATGCGACCCGAAGTAGACGAACTGCGGCCCCGCATCAGCGTGGTCGGGGTCGGCGGCGCCGGCGGCAACGCCATCGCCAACATGATCGAGGCCGAAATCCAGGGCGTGAATTTCATCGTCGCCAACACCGATGCGCAGGCGCTGAACGCCTCGCCGGCGGACACCAAGATCCAGCTGGGTCTCAAGATTACCGAGGGCCTGGGGGCAGGCTCGCGGCCGGAAATCGGTCGCGCCGCTGCGGAAGAAACCGCCGAGGAAATCGAAAAGTCGCTCGCGGGAAGCCACATGTGCTTCATCGCTGCCGGCATGGGCGGCGGCACCGGCACGGGCGCCGCGCCGGTCATCGCCAAGACGGCCCGCGAAATGGGCATCCTTACCGTCGGTGTCGTGACCAAGCCGTTCGCTTTCGAAGGCGCGCGCCGCGGCCGCGCTGCCGATAGCGGCATCGAAGAGCTGCAGGGCCATGTCGATACCCTGATCGTCATTCCCAACCAGAACCTGTTCCGCCTCGCGACCCCCGACACGACCTTCAAGGAAGCCTTCGAAATGGCCGACGAGGTCCTCAAGCAGGGCGTGCGCGGCATCACCGATCTCATGATCATGCCGGGTCACATCAACCTCGACTTCAACGACGTGAAGTCGGTGATGGGCGAGTTGGGCAAGGCGATGATGGGCACGGGCGAGGCCGAGGGCGACAATCGCGCCATCGAAGCCGCCGAAAAGGCCATCAGCAACCCGTTGCTCGACGGCGTGTCGATGGCTGGCGCGACCGGCGTCGTCATCTCGATCATGGGCGGCAGCGACATGAAGCTCATGGAAGTCGACGAGGCCGCGAGCCACATCAAGGATCTGGTCGACGAAGACGCCAACATCATCTGGGGCTCGGCCTTCGATCCCGAGCTGGAAGGCCGTATCCGCATCAGCGTGATCGCCACCGGCATCGACGGCGACGCCGAAATGAAGGCGCCGACGCGGACCACGACCAGCGCGACCGGTTCGGGCCATGTGTTCAGCTTCCCCGGCGCGGGTCGTCCGGCCACGGGCGCTGCGCCCAAGGCGGATTTCACCATCGGCACGCCGACGCCCAAGGACGAACCCGAAGCGATCATCGAGGAAGATGAGGACGACGCGCTCGACCTCACCGACATGGTCGAAGAAACGAATGACGACGACATCCTGACCCTCGACGAGGAAGATGTGCTGGCCGAGCCGGTCTCGAGCCCGCCCATCGCCCCGCCGGTCGACGAGGATGAAGAGGAAGAAGTCGCCGAGGCTGAAGAAGCCGAACCGATGCCGCTCCTCGCGACCAAGGGTGAAGCCAAGCCGACCGCAGCGCCGAGCGCGCCGCAGGGCGGCGGTGGCAGCCTGTTCGAACGCATGAGCAATATCGCCAAGGGCGCTGCTGCTGCGGGCGAAGAGGAAAAGGCCGGCAGCTTCGGCAACAATGTCGACATTCCGGGCTTCCTTAACCGCCAGAATAATCAGTAA